From the Lathyrus oleraceus cultivar Zhongwan6 chromosome 3, CAAS_Psat_ZW6_1.0, whole genome shotgun sequence genome, the window ATCCGAGCATACTTCAAGAAGATGGATGCGTACTCTAGTGATGAGAAACTACTCATGCACTTCTTTCAAGATAGCCTAAGTGGGGCTTCTTTGGAGTGGTACATACAGATGGAGAGCGTGACCATCCGGAGGAAAGGCCTAGTCGAGGCGTTCCTGAAACATTACCAGTACAATACGGATATGGCTCCGAATCGGACCCAGCTCCAGAGTTTAACATAAAAGTCAAATGAATCTTTCGAGGAATATGCCCATCGTTGGAGAGAGCTGGCAGCTAGAGTTCAACCCCCACTCTTGGAGAAGGAATTGATTGATATGTTCATGGGAACACTCCAAGGTCTCTATTATGATAAGCTGGTAGGGAGTATGTCCATCAGATTCTATGATTTGGTAATCACTGGTGAAAGAATCGAGAGTGGTCTAAAGAGTGGGAAGATTCCAAGTGTTGTTGGCCCATCTAGTGGAGCAAAGAAACCTTATGTCGGTTTCacaaagaagaaagagggagaaACCAATAACACATTAGTGGCTAGGGGAAGAGGTAGAACATATCGACCGCCTTATCAGCAAGTGGTTGTTGTGGCATCTGGTCCTTATCAACAATAACCCTTTGCAATACCCACCGGTCAGAATGTGGGTCAGCAACCAAATCAGTACCAACAAAAGTATGCTCCTCCACAACAACAATACTACCAACCAGGACAACAGAGGCTAAGGAAACCAGAAAGAAAGTTTGATCCTCTCCCAACCACTTACACTTGTATGCTGCCATACTTGCTCAAAGGGTCGCTGGTACAATTGAGGGAATTAAAGCCTCCAACTGTACTACCACCTAGGTATGATGCCAATGCTTACTGTGAATTCCATATGGGGGCACCCAGCCACACGATTGAACAATGTAGAGCTTTCAAGCATAAAGTGCAAGATTTAATTGATGCCAAAGTCATTACATCCGCGCCAAATGGACCTAACACCAATAACAATCCTATGCCGCCACATGCTGGTCCTTCTGTGAGCATGATTAAGGAAGAAAAGAAGGTGAAACACTGTGTAGAGGAGATAAAAACTCCATTGGCTGTTGTCAAGGAGAAATTATTGATGAATGAAGTACACTCTGGGTGTGATGAAGAATGCGAAGACTGTTTGATGAATCCCCAAGATTGTGAAAAGTTGAAAGTCGGTGTTCAAAACTTGATCGATCAGGGAGTAATGATAGTAGAACAGATTTATGCTACTAATGAGGTAGCCACACTATAAATTCTGTATGATCCCATACGAGTACCTATCGAGATCCCTTGTGATTTGATCCCAGTGCCTGCTAAAGCATACCCGATCACACCACTTCTGATTATGGTCTCTGCACCGTTTGCTCTTGATGACACAAAGGTAGTGCCATGTAACTATGACTCGAAGGTATATTTGTATGGGCAAGAGGTGAAAGAAGAGCCTATCAAGCCTGAAGAAGCTAGTGGGAATATTACTGGAGCCGGGGGCATAACCCGCAGTGGTAGAGTATTCACACCAGTACCTCCCGCATACAATGGTAATCAAGGAGCTTCAAACAGAAACCCGGGTAAACAAGTGGTGAATGATGATGGCCGAGGGCAGAATACGACTCAAAAAGCAAATTCTACTGATGAAGTGGAAGAATTTCTCCACcttatcaagaaaagtgactacaaaGTGGTCGATCAGCTCAATCAGACACCATCAAATATATATATGCTTTCACTTTTGATGAGTTCAAAAGCGCACCGAGAAGCCCTGATAAAGTTCTTACGGGCCGCACATGTCCCTCAAGAAATATTAGTGAATCAGTTTAAAGCTGTGGTGGCCAATATATCTGCGAGCAGTTACCTGGGTTTCAACGATGATGAATTTTCGCCTAAAGGTAGAAACCATAACAAAGTGCTCCATATCTCAATTGAATGTGTGGACACAGTCCTATCTAGAGTATTGGTGGATACCGAGTCTTCATTAAATGTTCTACCTAAGAACTCGCTTTCCAAGATGACCATTGAAGGATTGGTGATGAAACCCAACTCGCTCATCGTGAGAGCATTTGATGGATCAAGGCAAACCGTGATAGGAGAGGTTGATCTCCCCATGAAGATAGGGCCTCACATCTTCTTCATCATATTCTACATGATGGACATTTACCCCACTTACAGCTGTCTCAAgggacgcccatggatacatTCGGCTAGCGCCGTGACTTCAACCCTCCACCAGAGACTAAAGTTCATGATTGATAGTAAACTGGTAGTGGTAGAAGGAGAAAAAGATATAGTGGTGAGCCATTTGGTGTCGTTCAGGTATGTCGAGGTTGGAGGAGAGACTCATGAGACTCCTTTCCAAGCCTTCAATGTAGTGAACGTGGAAATGACACCAACAGTGAAAGCTGCTCCAGGCACAAAACTCTCTATGGCTTCATGGAAAGATGCAAGGACCAGAATTCAGGCTCGCCACCCTACAGGCTGGGGCAGAGTTCTTGATTTTCCAGTGAACAAAGATAGATCTTGGTTGGGATTCCACTCTCTCCAGACGACTCAAAAGCCGAGTGCTGCTAGTACGAAGAAAGGGCTGATTCCTGCGATACCTGATACTTTCACAAGTGCAGGTCATCTCGGAGACAACTCAATATGTATGATGGAGGAAGAAAGCGGTTTGCCAGAGGAAGCATACCTTGTGTACCAGAAGGCCAAAGGACAAACACTCAACAACTGGATTGTCGTGGATATACCGGAAGTCACCTTCATTGAAGAGTAATTTTCCTTGTTTTGCTTTGAAAGCTCTACGCCCTGCCCAAGGCGTAGAGTAAACTTGTAGGCCCCCCATACTTTCAAACAAAGTTTATCAATGAATAAAATAAACATCTTTGCATTCAATTTGTGCTCCCTGTCGttcatttattttatttgtcCAAAAAATATATGGTAATGTTTTTCATTTATCATCTTTTCCATCCCACCGTCCTAAAATAAAGCATGAATCATGCAGATTCGCGTCGAGTTCCATTGATAATCAAACTGCTATAGCCCAATATGAATTTGATAATCCAATTTACCAAGATGATGAAGATggcgaggaagattgtgaactccctgaagagctgTCCAGGCTCTTACAGCAGGAATCGAGAGTCATCCAACCGCACCAAGAGGCAGTGGAGATTGTGAACCTCGGGTTAGAGGAGGAAAAGAAAGAAGTCAAGATAGGCGCATCACTGAATGACGAGGTGAAAAGAAAGTTGATCGAACTCTTGTGAGAGTATATGGATGTATTCACCTGGTCGTATCAATATATGCCAGGACTAGATACAGATATCGTGGTACACCGATTACCTCTCAAAGAAGAATGCTCTCCGGTGAAGCAGAAATTAAGAAGGACTCGTCCCGACATGGCCAtcaagattaaagaagaagtcCAAAAGTAATTGGATGTAGGTTTTCTTGCAGTGGAAAATTATCCTCAGTAGATAGCAAACATCGTacctgtgccaaagaaagatggtaaagtacgtatgtgtgttgattatcgGGACTTGAATAGGGCAAaccctaaagatgatttccctctacctcacattgatgtgttggtgGACAATACGGCCCAATTCTCGgtattttccttcatggatgggtTCTTCGGGTACAATCAAATAAAAATGGCGCCCaaagacatggagaaaaccatgttcatcaccccttggggaactTTCTGCTACAAGGTGATTTCGTTTGGATTAAAGAACGCTGGTGCGATATATCAAAGTGTGATGGtcactctctttcatgatatgattcataaagagattgaagtatatgttgacgatatggTCGCGAAATCCCAAACTGAGGAAGAGCATCTGGTTCATCTCGAGAAATTGTTTGCATGGTTAAGGAAGTTCAGGCTGAGGCTAAATCCCAATAAGTGCACATTTGGGGTAAGATCTGGCAAGTTGCTAGGTTTTATCGTGAGCCAACgaggcattgaagttgatcccaACAAAGTCAAAGCAATACAGAATATGCCGGCACCGAGAAATGATAAAGAGGTTCACGGATTCCTGGGGCGATTGAACTACATAGCTagattcatatctcacctcaCGGCCACATGTGATTTGATATTCAAATTACTCCGCAAAGATCAAGAAATCGAGTGGAATGATAAATGCCAGAAAtcatttgaaaagataaaagaatacttgcaagagccaccgATCTTGATGCCACCTGTGTCAGGAAGACCTCTTATCATATACCTCATAGTTCTTGAGGAATCTATGGGGTGTGTTCTCAGACAACACGATGAAACAAGTAGAAAAGAGCACGCgatctactacctgagtaaaaagtTCACAGACTGCGAAAGCAGGTACTCACTACTCGAGAAAACATATTATTCATTGGTATGGGCTGCCAAATGCTTGAGACAATATATGATGACGCATGCGACTCTCTTAATTTCCAAAGTGGACCCTATCAAGTACATATTCGATAAGCCTGCTCTCACTAGAAGAATTGCTTGGTGGCAGATGGAattaacagagtatgacatccaatacgtcacacaaaaagccatcaaaggtagtgtgTTGTATGACTACCTGGCCCATCAACCCGTGGAAGACTATCAGCCCATGCGCTTTGACTTTCTGGACAAAGACATCATGTTTGTTAGAGATTGGGGTGTTATAGAACCAAAGAGGGGACCCGAACCAGGATCGCGATGGACGGTCGTGTTCGATGGTGCCTCTAATGCTCAAGGAAACAGGATAGGGGAAATCATCACATCCCCAACTAGATTTCATCTCCCTTTCACTGCAAGGttatgtttcgattgtaccaataatatggcagagtacgAAGCATGCATCTTTGGTTTAGAAGCGACTATTGACTTAAAGATCACGATCTTGGAAGTCTACGGGATTCTGCGTTGGTAATCAGCCAAACTAGAGGAGATTGGGAAGTTCACGATCCCAAGTTGATACCCTACAAAGAACATGTCTAGAAGTTAATCCCGTATTTTGATGAAGTTACATTCCATCATATTCCCCGAGCGTAAAATAAATTGGCAGTCGCTCTGGCTACCTTGGCGTCAATGTTTAAggtcaaatggaagaatgaagcactTTCTTTCCACATTGACTACTTGGATGAACCAGCGTACTGTTTGGCGACTGAAGAAGAATCAGATGGTCACCCCTAGTTCCATGATATCAAAAAGTATCTGGAAAAAAAGAGAGTATCCAGAGGATGCATCCATTACGGATAAGAAATACCTTTAAAAACTCTTAGCTAAGTTCTTCTTAAGCGGagatgtgttatacaagagaaattacgactcggtcctgctcagatgcatggatagacacgaagcagactgTATCATAATGGAAATACACGAAGGGTCCTTCGGGACACACGCCGGTGGGCACACCATGGTTTAAAAGATCttgagggcaggttattattggatgactatggagatTGACTGCCATCGTCACGTCCAGACATGCCACAAATGCCAAATTTATGCAGACAAGATCCACGTGCCACCGGTTCCGCTCAATGTCTTGACACCGCCATGGTCattcgccatgtggggcatcgacgTAATCAGGTGCATTGAGCCAATTGCCTCaaatgggcatcgcttcatccttgtgGCCATCGACTACTTCACTAAATGGGTGGAGGTGGTCTCGTATGCAAATGTCACAAAGCAAGTGGTGGCTCGCTTCTTGAAGAATGAAATCATATGTCGGTATGGAATCCCAAACAAGATCATCACAGACAACGGGTCTAAcctcaacaacaagatgatgaaagaattgtgtaaagatttcaagatcgagcatcacaattcgTCGTTGTATTTCCCGAAGATGAATGTGGTagttgaggcagccaataagaacatcaaaaagatcgTTCAGAAAATGGTGCAAACGTACAAGGACTGACATGAAATGCTTCCATTCGCTTTACATGGATACCCTACATCAGTACATACTTCCACTAGGGCAACACCGTTCTCTCTAGTGTATGGAATGGATGCAGTGTTGCCTAtcgaagtagagattccttctTTGAGGATATTAACGGatgtcaagttggacgaagcCGAATGGGTACAAGCAAGATTGGATCAACTTAACTCATCGATGAGAAACGTCTGGTGTCCATATGCCATGTCCAGCTATATCAGAGGCTATTGAAGAGAGCTTTTGACAGAAAAGTTCTCCCTCAAAATTTTGAGGTTGGAGACTTGGTGATAACAAAGATTCTGCCAATTCATCTAGATCCGCGTGGAAAGTGGACACctaactacgaaggtccatatgtgGTGAGAAAGGTCTTCTCCGGAGGAGCCTTAATCTTATCAACTATGGATGGTAACGATCTCCCATTCCCCGTAAATGCAGACACAATAAAAAAGTACTTCGCCTAATAAACCCGCTAGGTTGACCCATAGGGGAAATTTAAGCAAtaaagggtatcctggtggaccATAAAAAGAAAaggtctaggcaaaaattagggataatttttttaaaaaaaagaataaaCCCGCTAAGCTGATCCCTAGGGAcagcttaggcaaaaaagggcatcctggtaggctaaaaacccgaaagggcggcctaggcaaaagttagggattgTCTAAAGGCAAGTGACTGTAGTCTGGGGAGGACCTTCGTACCCCGTCGTCACGAGTGTAGGAACTCTAAAAAGGAAGAATCGATCTAATCACCATTTTCGGAAGCAAAGAAAAAAGGTCTCTGAGGACATATGGACTATAGCAGGATGAGAACCCAATGGATGCTCAAGTCATTACCATTGTCTTTTCCATTTTTTTCGCAATTACCACTTTTAGGAATTGCTCCCTGTTGTAAATATCCCATTTTACGTGTCCATTATCAATAAAAAGTGTTGTCATTCAGATACACTCAGTCTTTTATGTTTTCTCTGTTTGTTTGCAAAGATGAATAAAATTTGTTAATAAACAATGCTTTGGAAATTGTGGGGAAATAATAATAACGTATTCAAGGTGAACATGAATTTACTTTCCCGTGAAAGGTGTCTGAAGGATAATCATTGTGTCCTGGACGTGGTGTCTTGATACACAGAGAATCTTTGTCGACCCGTGGGTCTCGCCCCAACTCGGATGATTCCTCACAGAGAATGGTAGTTAGCCCGGTGGCTCAAATCCAGCTCGGATGTTCCGGAAGGTCCGAGGCTTGCTCGGTCATATTCATGGTATCTATGAGACTGTGATGTTAGAAAGTCAGACCCCCACACAAAACCCAATCACTCTCAACCCAGGCGTATCCAGACTATTGCATTTCTGCATAATCAATCATGCAttacataacattgcatcatgaaGCACGTAGCATATTCCATCAAAATTGGGCATTACTGTAACACCCGTCTAAAATACCCCaacaatgaattaaaacaacaaacataaatcagagtagatatgcaattaagggtgtcacacttgacacttcacaccattcaccgaaataacctgtcatgctcatttatttaatcaaaataaaacattgcataattcgcagcggataaaaaatctgacaacatgcaaaacatgtaacacatcacatgtaaagttgttcaacaaccaaaaatgaaaataaggtaaaacatcccgtcccgatgttacatctaccagagcatgacccactaaggaactacactagactccaaggactagcttctactcaatcactgctcgttacctgaaacataattgtaagggtgagttcctcaatcgatataataagcattataaaatatcatgcaatgcTAAGTAATtcaacacattcatcaccctaatcagaacatacattcagcaacggcaacatcaactcaaacaacacaaaacacacgtataaatttggaatacatccattcatattatacgccatacatacatacattatacaatgagactccatgcatgcggtaccgactattcgtgaacatatagttcaacctcaccgatcaaatccagatacggctaccaagctcactagtcccactcatttgagacctagtgactcactcactaattcctcaccatgggaattagctaccaccccaagggctatgctatgcacgctaatcacctagcatgcaaacatcaacaacaatccacaatgacatcactcactaattcctcaccatgggaattagctaccaccataaaggccataatatacacgctaaatcacctagcatgcaacatcaacaatccacaatggacatatgctcacactctaagctATAAAATAGTCCattccacaattgcatacataatacatacattcacagcattatgcataccatcatacatcatcagcatattatcacaaaatcatatcacgtcatgccaattaataatcacagtattagcacactctactaatacctacactgctcaaaacaacgggaaatgatccctactatatcatacatcagctaatttacattactcagctgaacaaccaaacactgcacaacaacagctcagaaaaatcacaattctgcaCATACGCGTAgtgcctagtcccatacgcgtatgacccatttctccaccaatcccatacgcgtatcacctgtctcatacgcgtatgctacgcgtaccacttccccatacgcgtaccaacagagaccaaaccacgttcaaaacatcatcttcctcatccatacgcgtatggcctcaccccatacgcgtactACTCACAGAATACGCGTAATAACatgcgtatggcgcgtatcagcgccaATCTCCTCCCCTCCAcgccatctcatacgcgtattgcctagtgccatacgcgtatgaccaaaaccaaaatttcagatctgaaatgggttttctctgctacgagattcttcagatccaacctcccacaatccaattttacacagtattcgttcatatcatctaacacgaatcataccctattcaatttcacaaattctaacattattacatctaattcctacgaatttccttcaattataattccaaatttcgttcatccaatatttcacaatttcagcatacatcattctaatcagagtcaaatcaatggtttatcactacccattatatgttatcccataatacccattaaacgacgataaaccccccttacctgagttaatccgacaatcCTTTAGtttcgagctcttcctctcttcaacccttgttctctggctctttgccctttttcccttttccactttttgagtcgtttctctgttttcacatgaaaacctctttttaccaaatgggaccttttctaattccaacttttattccaataataataatcccaataatattccaataataatccaattatttaattaaattaataaatatactattaacttaatttaaataattatcttatttttatcggggtgttacaactctcccccactaaaagagttttcgtcctcgaaagcatacctcaagtgaataactcaggataagactccttcatctgactctcaagttcccaagtcacattgccacctgttggtcctccccaagctacctttaccaaagcaatctctttaccccgcaactgcttcaactctcgatcctcgatcctcataggtgatgtttcaacagtcaggttatctctcacctgtacatcatctacttggaccacatgcgacggatcaggaatgtacctcctcaactgagacacatgaaaaacctcatgcaaattcgcaagtgacggcggtaaagcgatacgataggctacctcccctatcctctccaaaatctgataaggaccaataaatcgaggtgtcaacttcttcgacttcaaagctcgaccaaccccagttatcggagtaacacgaagaaacacgtgatctccctcttgaaactcaagtgacttcctcctcttgtcgtgataactcttctgacgactctgagcaattctcatcttctcctgaatcatcttaatcttttccgtagtttgttgaacaatctccggtccaaccacagcactctcaccggactcgtaccaacataaaggtgtccgacatctcctaccacacaaagcttcaaacggtgccataccaatgctcgaatgaaaactattgttgtaggtaaactcaatcaaaggtaaataacaatcccaagcacctcctttttccaaaacacaagccctcaaaagatcctccagtgactgaatcgtcctctcagtctgaccgtcagtctgcggatgatatgcaaaactcaatctcagcttagttcccaaagccctctgcaaaccttcccagaacttcgatgtaaatctaggatctctatccgaaacaatactcgacggaataccatgcaaacttacaattttctcaatatacaactcagctaatctctctaacggataatccattctgatcggaatgaaatgagccgattttgtcaatctgtccacaatcacccaaatagcttcaaaattcttaattgtcctcggtaaaccagaaacaaaatccatactgatactatcccacttccactctggaatagccaacggttgcattagcccagacggcttctgatgctcaatctttgacttctgacaagtcaaacaagaataaacaaaactcgcaatttctcttttcattcccggccaccaaaataactttttcaaatcatgatacatcttcgtagccccaggatgaatactcaggccactacgatgtccttcctcaagaatactcttcttaagttcggtaacatccggaatacacacccgattaccaaatttcaaaacaccattctcatcaactctgaattcaccaccttgaccttgactcactagagtcaacttatcaaccaaaagcacatcggatttctgaccctctctaatctcatccagaataccactcgttaacttcaacatacccaatttaacactattgtgagtactctcacacaccaaactcaagtctctaaactgctcaatcaaatccaattccttaaccattaacatagacatatgcaatgatttccgactcaatgcatcagccactacgtttgctttacccggatggtaattcaaaccaaagtcataatccttcaaaaactctaaccatctcctctgtctcatattcagctctttctgatcaaacaaatactttaaacttttatggtcactgaaaacctcaaatcttgacccgtacaagtaatgcctccataacttcagaacaaataccacagctgccaactctaaatcgtgtgtcggatagttcctctcatgaaccttcagttgtctcgaagcataagctataacctgcttattctgcatcaaaacaccacccaaacccaataatgaagcatcacagtaaacctcaaatggttccgatggactctgtaatatcagaataggagcagtagttaaccttctctttaactcttggaaaccttcttcacactttgagtcccaaacaaacgcttgcccctttctagtcaacatcgtcaacggtaacgccaacttagaaaatccctcaatgaatttcctataataacctgcaagtccaagaaaactccttatctcagaaactgacttcggagcttcccacttagataccgcttctatcttagaaggatcaacagcaacaccacctcttgaaaccacatgaccaagaaaactaacctcttctaaccaaaattcacacttggacagtttagcaaacaacttcttttctcgtaaaactcctaaaaccactctcaaatgttcagcatgctcttcttcagatttcgaatacaccaaaatgtcgtcaataaacaccacaacaaacctgtctaggtacggatggaaaatcctattcatatactccatgaatactccaagcgcattagtcacaccaaaaggcattacagaatactcataatgtccataccttgttctgaaagcagtcttctgaatatcctcagttttcacacgtatctgatgataccccgatctcaaatctattttgctgaacacgctcgcaccaaccaactgatccatcaaatcatcaatcctcggcaaaggataccgattcttgatcgtcactttattcagttgcctatagtccacacacaacctcatagtaccttctttcgtcttaaccaataacactggtgcaccccacggtgacacactcggacgaataaatttcttatccaacagatcttccaactgactcttcaattcagttaactcaacagcagacatacgttacggagccatcgacatcggcctagtaccaggtaccaaatcaatcgagaactcaacttcacgctctggcggtaattcattcacttcttcaggaaacacatcaggaaaatcacacaccacggctagatcgcaaatcaccagtttatctttagcctccaaagtcgctaacaacataaacaactctgccccatctgctactgcctcattcacctgccttgctgatagaaacaaactctttccttcctcaatctcaggaaagatcacagtcttatcaaaacagttgatataaactcggttaaacaccaaccagttcatacccaggataacatcaatctgcactagtggaagacacacaaggtccatcccaaagtctctaccaaaaatactcagaggacaatttaaacaaactgaagtagtagtcac encodes:
- the LOC127131413 gene encoding uncharacterized protein LOC127131413 encodes the protein MVSAPFALDDTKVVPCNYDSKVYLYGQEVKEEPIKPEEASGNITGAGGITRSGRVFTPVPPAYNGNQGASNRNPGKQVVNDDGRGQNTTQKANSTDEVEEFLHLIKKSDYKVVDQLNQTPSNIYMLSLLMSSKAHREALIKFLRAAHVPQEILVNQFKAVVANISASSYLGFNDDEFSPKGRNHNKVLHISIECVDTVLSRVLVDTESSLNVLPKNSLSKMTIEGLVMKPNSLIVRAFDGSRQTVIGEVDLPMKIGPHIFFIIFYMMDIYPTYSCLKGRPWIHSASAVTSTLHQRLKFMIDSKLVVVEGEKDIVVSHLVSFRYVEVGGETHETPFQAFNVVNVEMTPTVKAAPGTKLSMASWKDARTRIQARHPTGWGRVLDFPVNKDRSWLGFHSLQTTQKPSAASTKKGLIPAIPDTFTSAGHLGDNSICMMEEESGLPEEAYLVYQKAKGQTLNNWIVVDIPEVTFIEE